TAAATGCAACAAGTAAGAAGGTTGCCTGCAAATGAGTCATTATGTCGGCGATTCGAGCTAAACGTTCCATGAGCTAAGCACGCTATGATGTAGCTCCCAATGGCATCGAACACATGTGCTTGGACCGTATATACATCAGCGAGCCAAGTTCTCGCATCAAATTAAACAGACTACAAGATGTTAGACCAATATGCACCCACCTAGATAGTTACCGCATTAAATTggacaaattataagatgttggaCTAATATGCACCTACTTGGATAGTTGTTGTATGGTGAGTGCAATTTACTCTGAAGAATAAGCGACTAATCATAAGTTGATATGGCATATTATGCAAGTGCCCATTGCCCTGTGCAAATATGTATTGCTTAATGTGAAAAAATCTTACGTACTAAGAGGATAAATAAAGTATACAAACGTCTGGTTTTTTCTTACCAAATTTGaaagtgatcttaaaatgtatctATGTTTTCATATATAAGTTCTATTGTGAAATAAAGATCTTGTTTACCACACACGTTGGGTCTGAAATAATTTTGTGTACGAGAACAACAAAAATGAGAAATAAAAATGCCCCCAACAGTTTAGTTTCAAAGACCAGGTTTCAGAACTatttaaaattcaaataaatTTAAAATTAAGCATAAAGCTTCACAACACCAAATAATTTCAAAATTAGATAGATTAAAAAAATCCCGCGTTCCTTCCCTCAGCGCCAATAAAAAATCTtagcgcgcgctctctctctctctgatctcCACCCTCCTACATCGCCGCCCCACCTCCCCACTTTCCCAGATCCGCCGCCCCAAACTTTCTCCTCAACTCCCGAACTCCCGATTCGCCGCCTCCCCTGGTTCCCCTCTCCTCGACGTTCTCTCCTTGAGCGACTACAATAGCGGTCCACCTCCTCTGACCTCGAATGGCGTGGGTGTGGCCAGGATCCACGGTCGCACGGGCGTGCGGGCGGCCGGGTGGGATCCATGCACGCAGGCGGGTGGCTGGGATCCATGGAAAGAGCTTGGATTTGGCGGGTAGGGTCCTTGATCCGGTGTGATGCTCCTCCTTCTGTTTCACGATGAAGCACTTCCCTCGTATGGCTCTTCATTTACATTATCTTCGTGGGGTTCGTGAGCGAATCCAGCCGTGACGGAGGCAGGCGCGGAGGTGGTGGCACGGCGGATTCGCGTGCTGGAGGTCAGGGGATCGATGTTGCCCGAAGGCACATCCATGGCTACTCGCTGTCCATCTCAGGTGAAGTGAGTTCCCTTCCTTTCTCCATTGTTCTCCCATATGAATGCTCTCAAATTCTCCATGTTTTTTCCCCTCTTGCAGTCTTGGTTTGTCTCAGCCGTGATTAGATGTAGCATCGAGCAGTGCTAGTGCTAGCGAGTACTAGTTTCCAGCAACGACGGCGGACGAGGCAGATGCACATGAAGAAGCTTGTGCTGATGGGATGGTTGACTGAATATTCTGAACTTGTGAGATTAGTGTTGTCTATATTTTGCTCTGTCGTCCGTCGGTTTATATATATGCTACTAGTTTCAGATTCATATTTAACCAAGCTAGAAGTATATTTTGCTCTGTCCGTCTATTTATATGCTACTAGTTTCATATTTATACATAACCAAGCTAGAAGTATATAAGTATATAGTTTAGGAGTACAATGAGTGGTCGAATAGACCACATTTTTCAGCAATCATACTTGTTGGCAAAAGATGGTTGTTCCACTTATGTGAGCAGAAAAGATATGATTGTTACTCGGTTCTGTGATGCATCTACATACAAAGGTTCCTCTGTCTTAGTCTTAGTACTTGTAATACTATAGATTCTTTTTTTTCTGAAAGGTAGCTAATTATTTCACTTCTTTTCCTATGTTCAGTGCCTCTAGTAGCCAAGTAGGCGTGAGGACACAGTGTGTATGAACTTCTTTTCCTATGTTCAGTGCCTTTAGTAGTGAAGCAGGAGAGTGCATATCTTATGTGTGTGTCTAGCTGTCTCATGCAAACCTGTTAATAGTTATGGTGAGAGGATACGAAATAAACTCGAAGAAATACACCTTTTTGAGTGGCACTACTTGCAGTTGTATTTTGGATCTGATAAATTCAAGATCAGTGCTAGTAAAATCTACTTTGTCAAACAAAATTGATGGACCAAAGTTGCATTGTTACATACCACTTGTTCTCATTCTGCAGAAACTTAGCAGCCAGAACTCCTCCAACCGTCAGCAGCAAAGAACCAAGCATGTGATGGGTTCAAAGAACTTCTCACAATGTAGCTTTGAGCTGGTAATCATTAGATACACTAATCTAGTCCTTCCCTTGTATGATACAATACTTGTGTGCTGAATTTTTTGGCATCCTAGAGAGACCAAGAAACTGGTGAAGAGCCAAGTGATCTTCTTCTTTGGAGGACCACTCACACAAAACATGGCGCATGGTCAAATCCTGTATCAGCTTCAGTATATGTAAGTAAATGTTTCGTCAACCTTTTTTATAGCTGCTGGTAGTGTCAAGCAACTCTTTACAGGTTCTGTTATTTAATTTAGGAAAATGCAACCATGAAAATTGGTGAGATTGGATTAGAATCTGATAGACCAGCACTTACAACTGTTGAGGAGAACATGATTTTCCAGTCATGCTACAAAGAAACAACGCAAATCAAATCATCCAAATTACATGGGCATGGATATTTGGCTACATATCGAACTCGTAGAGAACTTATGAAAGAGAACCTTGAAGTACATGCACGTGCTCAAGCTGCAGCTAGGGAGAAGAGCATTGCTTTAGAAGTGGAGGTTGACAAGCTCAAAGAACAGATTGCACAAGAAGCTGCAGAAAGGgaaagggagaaagaagaaaataggAGGATGCAAGAGGAGCTGGAAAATGCTAAGATAAACTTAAGAGAAGAAATGAAGCAAGAATTTCTTAATATGCTAGCGCAGCACAAAGGAGCTATGATTATGGTATTAGAATAATTTTTTATCCTTTGTACTCTTGATAATCTTATGATTTTGATGGCGAATCTTTCACCCCCAATATTTGTATGTATAGAGTACCCTGCAAAACAATGCCAGTACACAAGTTGCACCAATCatagaagaggaagatgagaccGGTGGACATTAAAATGAAAATGAAGATGGGTTACAGGAGGTAATGACATTATTTCACTATGTTCCATGTACCTTGAACTGTAGCTAAAATAGATCAAACAACTTGATGTTTGTAGACTCAGCCTGGAAGCGTTGTCACCGTATTGTAGACTCAGCCTGGAAGCGTTGTCACTGTACAAAAAGGTGCACCAGCACCTACTCGCTCCACTAGAAGTACTGCACCTCCCAACAGAGCTCTTTTCAACGAAAACACTGCAAATGTGACTGCATTGAAGACGTATATCACTTCACAACAGCTGATGAATAGGACAAGAAATAATCCCAAAAGGAGGAAGGTAATAACCAGTTAATTGGAATCTCAATTCTTGCATGATTTAATGAAATTTTATCAAATGTGACCTTCCTTGTTGAACTAGGATATGTAGAAAATACATTGAACATTCGTGCTAAAAACTGCAGCTTGTGCAGGTTTGATTGGGTGAGTTGTTCTGAGTAGTAATCTATCTTTTATGTGATACTTgataatacaaaagttgtagagggtTTAAAGATGTTTGTCGTCGTGAAAGGTCATGATTTTAGACTTAGAGAATTAGAGTTATGAATTTTGAAAGTAGCCGGTCAGGTTTTGACCTTGGTCTGGATAGCAGTAGGTGTTTGTGTTTTTTGACCATGATAACTACAGAATCTTATTTAACAAATAACtagaaagatgtagagaatttcatgGGCTTTTCGTATTGTTAAAGAATATAATTTTTCGTTGTctacaactcaagttatgatttttctaatcAACTAAACTGCTACTGTAACATATGCAGTAGCTGCATCTGATCCGTTGAAAAGGCCACGATGGATAGGATCAAAGCCGTATTTTCTTCTCCATCCCTCCCCAAGGCTTGCTGATAGACTCTGCTTCTTTTAGCAGAATTTATAAAGAGCAAAAGAGAATGCATACATCTTATAATGCAATCAAATGGAACACAGCTGCATGTGTCTGCTAGACTTTTACAAAAACTTGTATTACCCAATAGAACCATGCCTTCAGTATGTAGCCtacaaaaaaaatatagattatCATTTGTAAAGTCAATTGAACTTATATAATCAACCTATACTTACAATGAAATTTTGCTAAAATTCCCAGCCATCTACGCTTCCAAGGAGTAAGGATTGCTGACATCTTGAACAACATTTAAACTCTGAAAAGAGAGGGATATACAGAGACCAAAATAAAGATTGAGAAAGTAGAGAACAAAATATCAAATTGTTGTGAAAACACAGAATGCTATTTTCATGGAAAAACATAATTGTAATAAGCATACACTAAgaatttgagtaaaactagaaatTGATTCATACGTTTGTGGTTCTGGAACAATGGAACATGACTTCCATCTTTTTCATGGAAAAAGGAATTGCAGCAACTAGACCGACAACATTTGCTCATTTGCAGAATTGCAGTAGAACTTCAACTATGCAAAAGCTTGGTTGATGGCTTTTGTATATGAAATTAGAAATTAGAACCATTTTATAtcttcatgtctttacatttgtgcaaaaattagtaaacttaatattgttctaatatcccaatcatattcttttggcagtaGGTGGACAAGGTTTCAGTGGGAGGCTCATAATCAAGCGAGGACATAGTCGAGGAGATGACATGTTGGGCTGCTAGGAATTTCTCAAGTGCTGCATAGATGTTAGGAAGTTTGTAAAAAGTTGTCAAATAATGAGTTAATTGTACACTCGTTTATGATTTTAGCTACTATTTCATGGGTTTGGCAACATATTGAATGATTAATTATAATTAATATATGTGGGTGCAATTGCTTTTGATATGGTTTAttgatttgcaatgatgatttatTAAACCAAAATTAAATGTTACTAGCGTTGCAATAAAAGCTATACCTACGAGCCGTGATGCGTGGCAATATGCTGTATGGTAACAgacttatttatgttgcaaataatACTATTGCCACGACATGACTATTGTTGCAATAACAATTAATCTTCCGCAACGAATAAAATTGTGTGGCAAATTCTACTGTTGCAACGGCACCGAGGTCATGGCAATAATGAACGGTATATCGCAGCGAATAAAATTGCGTGGCAAATGATATTGTTGCAACGGCAACGCGGCCGTGGCAATAATGAACGGTATCTCGCAATGGATAAATTTGCGTGGCAAATGATACTATTGCCACGCCAAGACAAGCATGGCAATAATGTATACTCTCTCACAACGATTACATTTGCGTGGCAAATGATTTACTTGCCACGACACAACGGTCGTGGCAACAACACCTTAAGCAACAAAATTATAGTGTGGCAACAAAAATCTATTGCCGCACTATCGCTCGTTGTATTTACCACCTCTCGCTACGAAGACGAACGTGGCAAGTGCTCATATTGCCACGCCAATGAATGTTGCGATAACGTCCTATTGCAATGCTTGGCaacgttgcaagaaaagctaactCTTGCAACGCCAAACTAGCAACGGTTGCAAGTTC
The sequence above is drawn from the Miscanthus floridulus cultivar M001 chromosome 15, ASM1932011v1, whole genome shotgun sequence genome and encodes:
- the LOC136508723 gene encoding uncharacterized protein isoform X2, producing the protein MHMKKLVLMGWLTEYSELKLSSQNSSNRQQQRTKHVMGSKNFSQCSFELRDQETGEEPSDLLLWRTTHTKHGAWSNPVSASVYENATMKIGEIGLESDRPALTTVEENMIFQSCYKETTQIKSSKLHGHGYLATYRTRRELMKENLEVHARAQAAAREKSIALEVEVDKLKEQIAQEAAEREREKEENRRMQEELENAKINLREEMKQEFLNMLAQHKGAMIMSTLQNNASTQVAPIIEEEDETGGH
- the LOC136508723 gene encoding uncharacterized protein isoform X1, with the protein product MVRGYEINSKKYTFLSGTTCSCILDLINSRSVLVKSTLSNKIDGPKLHCYIPLVLILQKLSSQNSSNRQQQRTKHVMGSKNFSQCSFELRDQETGEEPSDLLLWRTTHTKHGAWSNPVSASVYENATMKIGEIGLESDRPALTTVEENMIFQSCYKETTQIKSSKLHGHGYLATYRTRRELMKENLEVHARAQAAAREKSIALEVEVDKLKEQIAQEAAEREREKEENRRMQEELENAKINLREEMKQEFLNMLAQHKGAMIMSTLQNNASTQVAPIIEEEDETGGH